The proteins below are encoded in one region of Limnochorda pilosa:
- a CDS encoding bile acid:sodium symporter family protein, producing MERLERLTARWAFFMLVASIGVGAWLAEPLAPAGRFSPYLLALVILAVSAGLDFAAFRASGVDPASWARVFLVGYPAYAAGAWVLGKALGLEGPAHLGLFLLALAPPANTASVWTSAAGGDVAVALSGIALGNVVAPLLLALPLALAGTGVEAGTGLVLAWRILLPYVLVPALAGMALGGRDPFRGPGWQQGFRLLARIAVLAIMLVNAAALWQQSRPPLTLVALIGAGVVGIEGSIYALGSRTARRFRLPPGPSRAFSFLQSMRNTALVIALASAAAGPESALPAMIAFAVQEPLAALVAARLARRTGSPDPETSLLRKDTLTRR from the coding sequence ATGGAGCGCCTGGAGCGCCTCACCGCCCGGTGGGCCTTCTTCATGCTGGTGGCGTCGATCGGGGTGGGAGCCTGGCTTGCCGAGCCCCTGGCGCCGGCGGGCCGGTTCTCGCCCTACCTGCTGGCCCTGGTGATCCTGGCGGTGAGCGCCGGCCTGGACTTCGCGGCCTTCCGGGCCAGCGGGGTGGATCCGGCCTCCTGGGCACGCGTCTTCCTCGTCGGTTACCCTGCCTACGCCGCCGGCGCGTGGGTGCTGGGGAAGGCGCTGGGGCTCGAGGGGCCGGCTCACCTGGGCCTCTTCCTCCTGGCGCTCGCTCCGCCGGCCAACACCGCCTCGGTGTGGACGAGCGCGGCCGGCGGCGATGTGGCCGTGGCGCTGAGCGGGATCGCGCTGGGCAACGTGGTGGCGCCCCTCCTCCTGGCCTTGCCGCTCGCCTTGGCCGGTACTGGGGTGGAGGCCGGCACAGGCCTGGTGCTGGCGTGGCGAATCTTGCTTCCTTACGTTCTGGTTCCGGCCCTGGCAGGCATGGCTCTGGGAGGCCGCGACCCCTTCCGCGGGCCCGGCTGGCAGCAGGGCTTCCGGCTCCTGGCTCGGATCGCGGTCCTAGCCATCATGCTGGTCAACGCGGCCGCTCTCTGGCAGCAAAGCCGCCCGCCCTTGACGCTCGTGGCGTTGATCGGCGCAGGGGTGGTGGGGATCGAGGGCTCCATCTACGCCCTGGGAAGCCGGACTGCTCGGCGCTTCCGCTTGCCTCCAGGCCCATCCAGGGCCTTCTCCTTCCTCCAGAGCATGCGGAACACGGCGCTCGTCATCGCGCTGGCCTCGGCGGCCGCAGGGCCGGAAAGCGCCCTTCCCGCCATGATCGCCTTCGCTGTCCAGGAGCCGCTCGCGGCGCTGGTGGCGGCCCGCCTGGCCCGTCGGACCGGCTCGCCGGATCCAGAAACCTCTCTGTTGCGGAAGGATACGCTTACGAGGCGTTGA
- a CDS encoding DctP family TRAP transporter solute-binding subunit yields the protein MTRRIFMQLTCLAVVLALVATGLTSPAVAQSLKPEYKLSVVPGPNTAWGMGAQRFADLVRERTGGRVNIKVYYSGQLFAGQQTNEFLLLRRGVADFTLSSTINWSPQVPQLNLFSLPFFFADYTEVDAVTSGEAGRRIEELLGKLGVRVLGWGENGYRELSNSVRPVARPEDLRGLKVRAVGSPIFIDTFQALGANPVAMNWSEAVTAFQQGIVDGQENPVTGIYIPHRLWEVHPNLTIWHYTLDPLLLTVNERVWQGLPEDLRQVIAQAAVDAMVYEKAVARAGLDDGAALATLAELGEQVEVTDPLGFLEGQGVQVISPTSEAMEAFRKATEPVRAKWRATIGEDLVTAAEADKASAR from the coding sequence ATGACGCGTCGCATCTTCATGCAGCTCACCTGCCTCGCAGTGGTCCTCGCCCTGGTGGCTACCGGCCTGACGTCGCCGGCCGTGGCCCAGAGCCTGAAGCCTGAGTACAAGCTGAGCGTGGTACCCGGCCCCAACACCGCGTGGGGCATGGGTGCCCAGCGCTTCGCGGACCTGGTTCGGGAGCGTACGGGCGGCCGGGTGAACATCAAGGTCTACTACTCGGGCCAGCTCTTCGCCGGGCAGCAAACCAACGAGTTCCTCCTGCTGCGGCGCGGCGTGGCGGATTTCACCCTTTCATCCACGATCAACTGGTCGCCCCAGGTGCCCCAGCTCAACCTATTCTCGCTCCCATTCTTCTTCGCCGACTATACCGAGGTAGACGCGGTCACCTCGGGCGAGGCCGGCCGGCGCATCGAGGAGCTCCTGGGGAAGCTAGGCGTGCGGGTGCTGGGCTGGGGAGAGAACGGCTACCGGGAGCTCAGCAACTCGGTGCGGCCCGTGGCGCGTCCCGAGGACTTGAGGGGCCTGAAGGTCCGGGCGGTGGGGAGCCCCATCTTCATCGATACCTTCCAGGCCCTAGGCGCGAATCCCGTGGCCATGAACTGGAGCGAGGCCGTCACCGCCTTCCAGCAGGGGATCGTCGACGGCCAGGAAAACCCTGTGACTGGCATCTACATCCCCCACCGGCTCTGGGAGGTCCATCCTAACCTCACGATCTGGCACTACACCCTGGACCCGCTGCTGCTCACGGTCAACGAGCGGGTGTGGCAGGGCCTCCCCGAGGACCTGCGCCAGGTGATCGCGCAAGCGGCCGTCGATGCCATGGTCTACGAGAAGGCGGTGGCCCGGGCCGGCCTGGACGACGGGGCTGCTCTGGCCACCCTGGCGGAGCTGGGGGAGCAGGTGGAGGTGACGGACCCTCTCGGGTTCCTCGAGGGCCAGGGGGTGCAGGTGATCTCGCCCACGTCTGAGGCGATGGAGGCCTTCCGGAAGGCCACCGAGCCGGTGCGGGCCAAGTGGCGGGCCACCATCGGGGAGGACCTGGTCACGGCAGCCGAGGCGGACAAGGCGTCGGCGAGGTGA